A single region of the Manihot esculenta cultivar AM560-2 chromosome 12, M.esculenta_v8, whole genome shotgun sequence genome encodes:
- the LOC122721352 gene encoding mogroside IE synthase-like isoform X1 yields MDKEPRPWSAHALAFPYPAQGHINPILQFCKRLVSKGVKATLVTTRFLSKSIHVDPSSNIDLETISDGYDEGGQAQAESSEDYLATFKAVGSETLENLINKLNDSDHPVNALIYDGSFPWALDVAKQLGVLKVVFFTQPCSVCNVYYHVQRGLLPMPLSGPVVSIPGLPLLKVSETPSMIYDPSSYPAFYDLLLDQFINIDEADWVLDNSFHKMEEEVVDWMEKRWRLRTIGPTVPSMYLDKRIEGDRNYGINLFKPNSSACISWLQSKPIASVVYVSFGSVVEPRVEQMREVAWGLKRSNCYFLWVVREAELSKLPENFAEETGEKGLVVTWCSQLEVLAHEAIGCFLTHCGFNSVLEALSLGVPMVAVPQWSDQPTNAKYVEDVWKTGIRAKPDEEGIVRREVVELCLREVMEGEKGKEIRDNARKWKKLSKEAIDEGGTSDKNIDEFVAALIGQCQEMEEVI; encoded by the exons ATGGACAAGGAACCAAGGCCCTGGTCAGCTCATGCTCTAGCCTTCCCTTATCCTGCACAGGGACACATAAACCCCATTCTTCAATTCTGTAAGCGCTTAGTCTCCAAAGGAGTCAAGGCCACACTTGTCACCACTAGATTTCTCAGCAAATCCATTCACGTCGACCCCAGTTCCAACATTGATCTTGAAACCATTTCTGATGGCTACGATGAGGGCGGCCAAGCTCAGGCAGAGAGCTCGGAGGATTACCTAGCAACATTCAAAGCTGTAGGATCAGAAACCTTAGAAAATTTGATCAACAAACTGAATGATTCTGATCACCCTGTTAATGCCCTTATATATGATGGGTCCTTCCCTTGGGCACTAGATGTTGCCAAGCAGCTTGGAGTTCTTAAGGTTGTGTTTTTCACTCAACCTTGTTCTGTCTGCAACGTATATTACCATGTTCAGAGAGGTCTCCTTCCGATGCCACTTTCAGGGCCAGTCGTTTCAATCCCTGGACTGCCATTGCTGAAAGTTTCAGAGACGCCATCTATGATATATGATCCCAGTTCATACCCTGCTTTCTATGATTTGTTACTTGATCAGTTCATTAACATTGATGAAGCAGATTGGGTCCTTGACAACTCTTTTCATAAAATGGAGGAagag GTGGTGGATTGGATGGAAAAACGGTGGAGATTGAGGACGATAGGGCCAACAGTTCCATCCATGTACTTGGATAAAAGAATTGAAGGTGATAGAAACTATGGAATCAATCTATTCAAGCCTAATTCCAGTGCTTGCATAAGTTGGCTGCAGAGTAAACCTATTGCTTCAGTGGTGTACGTGTCCTTCGGAAGCGTGGTGGAACCTAGAGTTGAACAAATGAGGGAGGTAGCTTGGGGTTTAAAAAGAAGCAATTGCTACTTCTTGTGGGTTGTTAGGGAAGCAGAGCTGTCTAAGCTGCCTGAAAACTTCGCGGAGGAGACGGGTGAGAAGGGTTTAGTGGTTACATGGTGCTCACAACTGGAGGTGCTAGCGCATGAGGCAATAGGGTGCTTTCTTACGCATTGTGGGTTCAATTCAGTTCTTGAAGCTTTGAGCTTGGGAGTTCCAATGGTGGCAGTGCCTCAATGGTCAGACCAGCCTACCAATGCTAAGTATGTTGAGGATGTCTGGAAAACGGGGATAAGAGCTAAGCCTGATGAGGAAGGAATTGTGAGAAGAGAAGTGGTGGAGCTCTGTTTGAGAGAAGTAATGGAAGGAGAGAAAGGTAAAGAAATCAGGGACAATGCCAGGAAATGGAAGAAGTTATCTAAAGAGGCAATTGATGAAGGCGGAACTTCGGACAAAAACATTGATGAATTTGTAGCTGCATTAATT
- the LOC122721352 gene encoding mogroside IE synthase-like isoform X2, which yields MDKEPRPWSAHALAFPYPAQGHINPILQFCKRLVSKGVKATLVTTRFLSKSIHVDPSSNIDLETISDGYDEGGQAQAESSEDYLATFKAVGSETLENLINKLNDSDHPVNALIYDGSFPWALDVAKQLGVLKVVFFTQPCSVCNVYYHVQRGLLPMPLSGPVVSIPGLPLLKVSETPSMIYDPSSYPAFYDLLLDQFINIDEADWVLDNSFHKMEEEVVDWMEKRWRLRTIGPTVPSMYLDKRIEGDRNYGINLFKPNSSACISWLQSKPIASVVYVSFGSVVEPRVEQMREVAWGLKRSNCYFLWVVREAELSKLPENFAEETGEKGLVVTWCSQLEVLAHEAIGCFLTHCGFNSVLEALSLGVPMVAVPQWSDQPTNAKYVEDVWKTGIRAKPDEEGIVRREVVELCLREVMEGEKGKEIRDNARKWKKLSKEAIDEGGTSDKNIDEFVAALIGQTIS from the exons ATGGACAAGGAACCAAGGCCCTGGTCAGCTCATGCTCTAGCCTTCCCTTATCCTGCACAGGGACACATAAACCCCATTCTTCAATTCTGTAAGCGCTTAGTCTCCAAAGGAGTCAAGGCCACACTTGTCACCACTAGATTTCTCAGCAAATCCATTCACGTCGACCCCAGTTCCAACATTGATCTTGAAACCATTTCTGATGGCTACGATGAGGGCGGCCAAGCTCAGGCAGAGAGCTCGGAGGATTACCTAGCAACATTCAAAGCTGTAGGATCAGAAACCTTAGAAAATTTGATCAACAAACTGAATGATTCTGATCACCCTGTTAATGCCCTTATATATGATGGGTCCTTCCCTTGGGCACTAGATGTTGCCAAGCAGCTTGGAGTTCTTAAGGTTGTGTTTTTCACTCAACCTTGTTCTGTCTGCAACGTATATTACCATGTTCAGAGAGGTCTCCTTCCGATGCCACTTTCAGGGCCAGTCGTTTCAATCCCTGGACTGCCATTGCTGAAAGTTTCAGAGACGCCATCTATGATATATGATCCCAGTTCATACCCTGCTTTCTATGATTTGTTACTTGATCAGTTCATTAACATTGATGAAGCAGATTGGGTCCTTGACAACTCTTTTCATAAAATGGAGGAagag GTGGTGGATTGGATGGAAAAACGGTGGAGATTGAGGACGATAGGGCCAACAGTTCCATCCATGTACTTGGATAAAAGAATTGAAGGTGATAGAAACTATGGAATCAATCTATTCAAGCCTAATTCCAGTGCTTGCATAAGTTGGCTGCAGAGTAAACCTATTGCTTCAGTGGTGTACGTGTCCTTCGGAAGCGTGGTGGAACCTAGAGTTGAACAAATGAGGGAGGTAGCTTGGGGTTTAAAAAGAAGCAATTGCTACTTCTTGTGGGTTGTTAGGGAAGCAGAGCTGTCTAAGCTGCCTGAAAACTTCGCGGAGGAGACGGGTGAGAAGGGTTTAGTGGTTACATGGTGCTCACAACTGGAGGTGCTAGCGCATGAGGCAATAGGGTGCTTTCTTACGCATTGTGGGTTCAATTCAGTTCTTGAAGCTTTGAGCTTGGGAGTTCCAATGGTGGCAGTGCCTCAATGGTCAGACCAGCCTACCAATGCTAAGTATGTTGAGGATGTCTGGAAAACGGGGATAAGAGCTAAGCCTGATGAGGAAGGAATTGTGAGAAGAGAAGTGGTGGAGCTCTGTTTGAGAGAAGTAATGGAAGGAGAGAAAGGTAAAGAAATCAGGGACAATGCCAGGAAATGGAAGAAGTTATCTAAAGAGGCAATTGATGAAGGCGGAACTTCGGACAAAAACATTGATGAATTTGTAGCTGCATTAATTGGACAAACTATATCATGA